The following proteins come from a genomic window of Varunaivibrio sulfuroxidans:
- a CDS encoding amidoligase family protein, whose translation MIACYGGRAKSGDTQFVYTVTDTRWGDFRVELDTQVVHPEKDLGDIVEESALPTSKESVKVIRDLDAQMRALAGKASAGLVPTEIVSPPIPWDELDGLAGNAPEKEWSSKVEFSRNVFTGDSNEEIPIHGQPDHQYFEAGGGWHAGSGALPRARYEQCLLL comes from the coding sequence GTGATCGCGTGTTATGGAGGTCGGGCTAAATCCGGCGACACGCAATTTGTATATACCGTGACGGACACACGGTGGGGCGATTTTCGCGTCGAACTGGACACACAGGTCGTCCACCCGGAAAAAGACTTGGGCGATATTGTCGAGGAAAGCGCCCTTCCGACAAGCAAAGAGAGCGTCAAAGTCATACGCGACCTTGATGCTCAGATGCGCGCGTTGGCCGGAAAGGCTTCGGCGGGCTTGGTGCCCACGGAAATCGTCTCTCCGCCCATCCCTTGGGATGAACTCGACGGGTTGGCCGGTAATGCCCCCGAAAAAGAGTGGTCTTCAAAAGTAGAATTTTCTCGTAATGTTTTTACAGGAGATTCAAATGAAGAAATCCCGATACACGGACAGCCAGATCATCAATATTTTGAAGCAGGCGGAGGCTGGCACGCCGGTTCCGGAGCTTTGCCGAGAGCACGGTATGAGCAATGCCTGCTTTTATAA
- a CDS encoding tyrosine-type recombinase/integrase, producing MRIFKRANSSKWWVDWTDQKGHRHRESTGTNDKKLAEALAAKWQQESFLEQHFGVIPDHAFSDALLRYGQERQRDNPVSYKASVKSRLQRLINKFGEMNLSDITHAVIRDWMDERLGEVKPATALRDLSTLRAIMNKAFREGLLAQVPPFPRMKKEPGRCRWLTVEEEKRLLMAAKPHLRALITFAVDTGGRRSELLKLDWQNVDLARGFVAFTKTKNGEDRSVRLTDRAQRVLEGLEPKESGPVFTYRGQAIKDVKTTFDKARKRAGLEDFRFHDLRHTFASRLAQLGVPLYEIMHLTGHKSFQMVQRYAHLAPDFQERAIGALNAYGTVSAQSA from the coding sequence ATGCGTATCTTTAAGCGCGCAAACTCATCCAAGTGGTGGGTGGATTGGACAGACCAAAAAGGCCACCGCCACCGCGAAAGCACTGGAACTAACGATAAAAAGTTAGCCGAGGCTTTAGCGGCGAAGTGGCAACAAGAGAGCTTCTTAGAACAGCATTTCGGGGTCATTCCCGACCATGCGTTTTCGGATGCTCTTTTACGTTACGGACAGGAACGCCAAAGGGATAACCCGGTGTCGTATAAAGCGAGCGTAAAATCTAGGCTGCAACGGTTGATCAACAAGTTCGGTGAAATGAACTTGTCGGACATCACCCATGCCGTTATCCGCGATTGGATGGATGAACGGTTGGGCGAAGTTAAACCCGCAACCGCGTTACGCGACCTTTCAACGCTTCGGGCGATCATGAACAAGGCGTTTCGCGAAGGCTTGTTGGCTCAGGTGCCGCCGTTTCCCCGCATGAAGAAAGAACCGGGGCGGTGTCGGTGGTTGACGGTTGAAGAAGAGAAGCGTTTGCTCATGGCGGCTAAGCCGCACTTGCGGGCACTCATCACCTTTGCCGTGGATACCGGGGGCAGGCGTTCGGAGCTTCTTAAGCTTGATTGGCAGAACGTTGATCTAGCGCGAGGGTTCGTCGCGTTCACGAAGACCAAAAACGGAGAAGACCGCTCGGTGCGTTTAACGGACCGGGCACAGCGGGTGTTAGAAGGGTTGGAGCCTAAAGAGTCCGGTCCCGTCTTCACCTATCGCGGACAGGCTATTAAGGACGTGAAGACGACCTTCGACAAAGCGCGCAAGCGGGCAGGGTTAGAAGACTTCCGCTTTCACGACCTAAGGCACACGTTCGCATCACGGCTCGCACAATTGGGCGTTCCTTTGTACGAGATCATGCACCTGACGGGGCACAAGAGCTTCCAGATGGTGCAGCGCTACGCGCACTTAGCCCCCGACTTCCAAGAGCGGGCAATCGGGGCGTTAAACGCCTATGGCACAGTTTCGGCACAGTCGGCCTAA
- a CDS encoding Eco57I restriction-modification methylase domain-containing protein — protein sequence MFLGALFTKDFLVEGIRDTEAWKAVDDAALSAFKTNLTDIFKAFPTGEKPNESTTENDLIFPVLKALDWDHFLTQITAAKKGRSDVPDALLFKDAEAKTTANSEAQSAKKFMHGLVVAENKAWQIPLDRKGKHGSDQDLVDLAQSAPSTQILRYLTVSEVHSEGRILWGMLTNGRNWRIYYQKAKSRSEDFLDIDLPYILGVEGIGDDLLALEPEVQDHWLKVFYIMFRRASFLPDGAGEQTFHQIAMAEGLLWERKVAESLSGLVFGNVFPSLAAGLAANDPQAPNPITPQYLDEVKQATLILLYRLLFVLYAEDRNLLPVKSKRYDDYGMRDKVRMDIAKRIDDKDQFSDKRTIYWDHLKGLFASINEGDASIGIPPYNGGLFSASRTPMLNRAGLPDSILAPAIDALSRHDEKGERKWINYRDLRVQQLGSIYERLLEFELGFNEDGKVEVRPNIFARKGSGSYYTPDDLVQLVIERTVSPLINECRDHFRDKAEELKSGKGSKKERLKTLQDLDPASAILNLRICDPAMGSGHFLVTLVDYLSSAILEAITEAEHVVDWADDDALYASPLSERIETLREHIFVQAEANTWTVEDEHLDDRQLVRRIILKRVVHGVDFNPMAVELAKVSLWLHTFTVGAPLSYLDHHLRCGNSLFGEDIRDVMDELSKRFKLLINPYVAQAKAASAGMKTVGNLSDVDIGEVKTSAAAFEQVLDDTKHLSAVLSLRQALRWMGMHDLTKKKLPFALEAIFDGSLVAQAKNKATKSKQKMDFVHMVTAGFPLHDDGEQPDLTVAKTKKGSSVGVKQADVLKNAARILGRAKELTKEQHFFHWQTAFPDIWDNWESAEVTGGFDAIIGNPPWDRMKLQEVEWFAERRPEIAHQAKAADRKKMVKVLEKAGDPLYGDYLIAADRAESAAQVARKCGHYPLLSGGDINLYSLFVERAQKLVKPTGIVGLLVPSGIASDKGASAFFKTIATKGRLSALLDFENKKVFFPDVHASFKFCALIAGGNERKFEQAECAFFLHSIAEIETAAFGLQPSDFAAVNPNTGTAPIFRTRRDADLTTAIYARVPVLVDRRKTPPKTVWPVKYTTMFHMTNDSDKFHTLSELEENGCYKVGANRWKKGEDEFEPVYEGKMVQAYDHRAANIVVNLENLNRPAQPESATTEQHADPAWLPNPQYWVSSNDIDWPEDLSFAIAFKDVTAPTNVRTMIAAIIPSSGVGNTLPLLLPPLPDIPEDEDLIAPWEKQVAEAVCAYKENSFVLVANLNAMAFDYIARQKVQGQHLNSYIVEQLPVLPDAAYSHKVGKTTARDIVREEVLKLTYTATDMEPFARDMGYEGDPFVWDEDERRHSRARLDALFFILYGISREDADYILSTFPIVKKQDMAEHDRYLTRDLILAYMAAFEAGYADTRVAP from the coding sequence GTGTTTCTAGGCGCGTTATTCACAAAAGATTTCTTAGTAGAAGGTATCCGCGATACCGAGGCCTGGAAGGCCGTGGATGATGCTGCGCTCTCTGCGTTCAAGACGAATCTCACCGATATCTTTAAAGCGTTCCCCACAGGTGAAAAGCCAAACGAGTCTACAACTGAAAACGACTTGATTTTTCCTGTCCTTAAAGCGCTGGACTGGGATCACTTTCTAACTCAAATCACGGCAGCGAAAAAAGGCCGCTCAGACGTCCCCGACGCGCTCCTATTTAAAGATGCAGAAGCCAAGACCACAGCGAACAGCGAGGCCCAGTCCGCCAAAAAATTCATGCATGGCCTTGTCGTTGCTGAAAACAAGGCGTGGCAAATACCGCTGGATCGCAAGGGCAAACACGGAAGCGACCAAGACTTAGTCGATCTCGCGCAAAGTGCGCCTTCGACTCAAATCCTGCGCTACCTAACGGTTTCAGAAGTTCATTCAGAGGGCCGTATTCTCTGGGGCATGCTGACCAACGGGCGCAATTGGCGCATCTATTATCAAAAAGCTAAATCACGCTCCGAAGACTTCCTCGATATAGACCTGCCCTACATACTTGGTGTCGAGGGTATCGGCGATGACCTACTGGCCTTAGAGCCCGAGGTGCAGGATCATTGGCTAAAAGTCTTCTACATCATGTTCCGTCGGGCTTCTTTCCTCCCCGATGGGGCTGGCGAACAAACCTTCCATCAAATAGCGATGGCAGAAGGGCTCCTATGGGAGCGCAAGGTCGCCGAGAGCCTGTCTGGGCTTGTATTCGGCAACGTCTTTCCATCCTTGGCCGCTGGCCTTGCCGCTAACGACCCGCAAGCCCCTAACCCGATAACCCCGCAATATTTGGATGAGGTAAAACAAGCCACCCTAATCTTGCTCTACCGCCTACTCTTCGTCCTCTATGCTGAAGACCGCAACCTTCTGCCTGTGAAGTCCAAGCGCTATGACGATTACGGCATGCGCGACAAAGTGCGTATGGATATCGCCAAGCGCATAGATGACAAAGACCAATTTTCAGACAAGCGCACCATCTATTGGGATCACCTGAAAGGCCTTTTCGCGTCTATTAATGAAGGCGACGCGTCCATCGGCATCCCACCTTATAACGGTGGCTTATTCAGTGCTTCTCGGACACCAATGTTAAACCGCGCGGGCCTACCCGATTCTATTTTGGCCCCCGCAATTGACGCCCTTTCTCGCCATGACGAAAAGGGCGAACGTAAGTGGATCAATTATCGCGACCTGCGCGTCCAGCAATTAGGCTCTATCTACGAACGCCTTCTTGAATTCGAATTAGGCTTCAATGAAGACGGCAAGGTCGAAGTTCGTCCCAATATTTTTGCACGCAAGGGCAGCGGCAGCTACTACACACCCGACGACCTTGTGCAGTTGGTGATCGAGCGCACAGTAAGCCCACTGATCAATGAATGCCGCGACCACTTTCGGGATAAGGCAGAAGAACTTAAATCCGGCAAGGGTTCAAAAAAGGAGCGCCTCAAAACACTGCAAGACCTTGACCCCGCCAGCGCCATCTTGAACCTGCGCATTTGTGACCCGGCCATGGGTAGCGGTCACTTTCTGGTGACGCTCGTCGATTATCTGTCGTCGGCCATTTTGGAAGCCATTACCGAGGCTGAACACGTTGTTGATTGGGCCGACGATGACGCGCTGTATGCCTCCCCCCTATCAGAACGCATCGAAACCCTGCGCGAACACATCTTCGTCCAGGCCGAAGCTAATACGTGGACAGTTGAAGACGAACACCTTGATGATCGACAACTGGTGCGCCGCATCATCTTGAAACGCGTTGTGCATGGGGTGGACTTCAACCCCATGGCAGTGGAGCTGGCAAAGGTTTCGCTGTGGCTGCACACCTTCACAGTTGGCGCACCGCTGTCGTACCTGGATCATCACCTGCGCTGTGGCAACTCCCTGTTTGGTGAAGATATTCGTGACGTCATGGATGAACTGTCCAAACGCTTTAAACTGCTGATCAATCCATACGTAGCGCAGGCAAAGGCGGCATCCGCTGGCATGAAGACCGTGGGAAACCTATCCGACGTCGATATTGGCGAAGTCAAAACTTCCGCCGCAGCTTTTGAACAAGTACTCGATGACACCAAGCACCTAAGTGCCGTGCTCAGCCTGCGCCAAGCGCTACGCTGGATGGGCATGCACGACCTGACTAAGAAGAAGCTACCCTTTGCGCTGGAAGCTATCTTCGACGGATCTCTCGTTGCCCAGGCCAAGAACAAAGCCACCAAATCCAAGCAAAAAATGGACTTCGTACACATGGTCACGGCAGGCTTCCCCTTACACGATGATGGGGAACAACCGGACCTGACCGTCGCAAAGACCAAAAAAGGAAGCTCCGTCGGCGTCAAGCAGGCCGATGTGTTGAAAAATGCCGCGCGCATACTTGGCCGCGCAAAAGAGCTAACCAAAGAGCAACACTTCTTCCACTGGCAAACCGCCTTTCCCGACATCTGGGACAACTGGGAAAGTGCAGAGGTTACTGGTGGGTTCGACGCCATCATTGGCAACCCGCCATGGGACCGCATGAAACTGCAAGAAGTCGAATGGTTTGCCGAACGCCGCCCGGAAATTGCACATCAAGCGAAGGCCGCTGATCGCAAGAAAATGGTTAAGGTTTTGGAAAAAGCTGGAGACCCACTTTACGGCGATTACCTCATCGCTGCCGACCGCGCCGAATCTGCTGCCCAGGTTGCACGTAAATGCGGCCACTACCCCTTGCTATCAGGTGGGGATATTAACCTTTATTCCCTGTTCGTGGAGCGGGCCCAGAAATTGGTCAAGCCAACAGGTATCGTCGGCCTTTTGGTGCCATCTGGCATTGCGTCCGATAAAGGGGCCAGCGCATTTTTCAAAACCATCGCCACCAAGGGGCGTTTATCGGCGCTGCTAGATTTTGAAAACAAGAAGGTGTTTTTCCCTGACGTTCATGCGTCTTTCAAATTCTGCGCTTTAATTGCCGGGGGAAATGAACGCAAGTTTGAACAGGCCGAGTGCGCGTTCTTTTTGCACAGCATTGCCGAGATCGAAACGGCGGCCTTTGGCTTGCAGCCTTCTGATTTCGCCGCCGTCAATCCTAACACTGGCACAGCCCCCATTTTCCGCACGCGCCGCGACGCTGACCTGACTACCGCTATTTACGCCCGCGTACCGGTGCTGGTGGATCGTCGCAAGACCCCGCCCAAAACTGTATGGCCGGTCAAGTACACCACCATGTTTCACATGACCAATGATTCGGACAAGTTCCATACGCTTTCAGAATTGGAAGAGAACGGCTGTTACAAGGTAGGTGCCAACCGCTGGAAAAAAGGTGAAGACGAGTTCGAGCCGGTTTATGAAGGTAAAATGGTCCAAGCTTATGACCACCGCGCGGCTAATATTGTCGTTAACTTAGAAAATCTGAACCGTCCTGCCCAACCTGAATCGGCTACAACCGAACAGCATGCTGATCCTGCTTGGCTTCCCAATCCGCAATATTGGGTTTCTTCAAATGATATTGATTGGCCTGAAGACTTGAGCTTTGCTATTGCGTTCAAAGATGTAACAGCTCCAACAAATGTTCGTACTATGATAGCGGCTATAATTCCCAGCAGTGGCGTAGGCAATACGTTACCTCTCCTTCTTCCGCCACTCCCGGACATCCCAGAAGATGAAGACCTGATAGCGCCCTGGGAAAAGCAAGTTGCTGAAGCTGTTTGTGCATACAAGGAAAATTCCTTCGTCCTAGTAGCGAACCTTAATGCTATGGCATTTGATTATATCGCACGGCAAAAAGTACAAGGGCAGCACCTTAACAGCTACATCGTCGAACAACTTCCCGTCCTTCCCGACGCGGCCTATAGCCACAAAGTCGGCAAGACGACCGCCCGCGACATCGTACGCGAAGAGGTGTTGAAACTCACTTACACCGCCACTGACATGGAACCATTCGCCCGCGACATGGGTTATGAGGGTGATCCGTTTGTGTGGGACGAAGACGAACGCCGCCACAGCCGTGCGCGCCTCGATGCGCTCTTCTTCATCCTCTACGGCATTTCCCGCGAAGACGCCGACTACATCCTGTCCACATTCCCCATCGTCAAAAAACAAGACATGGCCGAACACGACCGCTACCTAACCCGAGACCTAATCCTCGCCTACATGGCAGCGTTTGAAGCTGGGTATGCAGATACGAGGGTGGCACCATGA
- a CDS encoding AraC family transcriptional regulator, translating to MDLFDEIFSAMRVESALYGRLAASAPWGVAFVAEPEVRFGMVVRGSCWLTSAGLNRPMALTAGDCYIVAPQVAFSLRDDPKSPTCPCTQVFHDRDGDEVSFGGGGQTADIVGGCFFFDKAGAEPLLSMLPPVLRIGMDSTRAQALQSTLQLIALETAEPALGSKLVVSHLADILFVQAIRAHCLCDARVTTGWLAAYTDRRLGAAMRAVHGDIGRDWTARALADAAAMSRSVFARRFKEVVGETPLGYITRWRMYKAKCLLRQSDLPLGAIAEKVGYATDAAFSRVFARHVGKTPGRYRRQGADTCA from the coding sequence ATGGATTTATTTGACGAAATATTTTCGGCGATGCGGGTCGAAAGCGCGCTCTATGGACGCCTCGCGGCGAGCGCCCCTTGGGGCGTTGCCTTCGTCGCCGAACCCGAGGTGCGTTTCGGCATGGTGGTTCGCGGCAGCTGCTGGTTGACGTCGGCGGGCCTCAACCGACCGATGGCCCTGACCGCCGGGGATTGCTATATCGTCGCGCCGCAGGTGGCGTTTTCCTTGCGGGACGACCCGAAAAGTCCGACCTGTCCATGCACTCAGGTTTTCCACGATAGGGATGGTGACGAGGTCTCCTTCGGTGGCGGGGGTCAGACCGCGGATATTGTCGGGGGGTGTTTTTTCTTCGATAAAGCCGGGGCCGAGCCGTTGCTCTCGATGTTGCCGCCCGTCCTGCGGATCGGCATGGACAGCACGCGCGCCCAGGCTTTGCAATCGACCTTGCAATTGATCGCCCTGGAAACGGCGGAACCCGCCCTGGGTTCGAAATTGGTGGTCAGCCATCTCGCCGATATTTTATTCGTGCAGGCGATACGGGCGCATTGTCTGTGCGACGCACGGGTGACGACTGGATGGCTGGCGGCGTATACGGACCGGCGTTTGGGAGCGGCGATGCGGGCCGTGCACGGCGATATCGGGCGGGATTGGACGGCGCGTGCGCTGGCGGACGCGGCGGCGATGTCGCGCTCGGTCTTCGCCCGCAGGTTCAAGGAGGTCGTGGGCGAAACGCCGCTGGGCTACATTACCCGGTGGCGTATGTACAAGGCGAAATGCCTGTTGCGCCAAAGCGATCTGCCCCTCGGCGCCATCGCCGAGAAGGTCGGCTACGCCACAGACGCCGCTTTTAGTCGGGTTTTTGCGCGCCACGTCGGAAAAACGCCGGGACGCTACCGCCGCCAGGGGGCGGATACGTGCGCTTAA
- a CDS encoding zinc-dependent alcohol dehydrogenase family protein, translating into MKTYRFDHLDSLDGLVAHDEDTPEPRANEVLVRVRASSLNYRDLAILNGTYPMTVEPDLIPLSDGAGEVAATGADVTRFKVGDRVAGTFFPRWYGGRVEISRYLSEQYGSDRDGWLCTHKVVDQEALVSIPDHLGFEEAATLPCAALTAWTTLHGPTPLMPGDTVLTLGAGGVSLFALQLAKLCGARVIATTSSPAKEKILKDLGADETINYLETPDWDQTVRELTAGRGVDRVVEVGGPGTLAKSIRATTILGEVGLIGFLAGGQEPVNFMDLFMGGAAIRRIAVGSRDDFETMNRAIAYHKLAPKIDAVFPFDEAKQAWRHFESRKNVGKVVIAH; encoded by the coding sequence ATGAAGACCTATCGCTTCGATCATCTCGACTCGCTTGACGGTCTCGTCGCCCACGACGAAGACACCCCCGAGCCGCGCGCCAACGAGGTTCTGGTGCGCGTACGCGCGAGCAGCCTGAATTATCGCGATCTCGCCATCCTCAACGGCACCTATCCGATGACCGTAGAGCCGGACCTCATCCCCCTTTCCGACGGCGCCGGCGAAGTCGCCGCCACAGGCGCGGACGTTACCCGTTTCAAGGTCGGCGACCGGGTCGCGGGCACATTTTTCCCGCGCTGGTATGGCGGGCGCGTCGAAATCTCACGTTACCTTTCCGAACAATACGGCAGCGACCGCGACGGCTGGCTGTGCACCCACAAGGTGGTCGATCAGGAGGCTCTGGTTTCGATCCCCGACCACCTCGGCTTCGAGGAAGCCGCCACCCTGCCCTGTGCGGCGTTGACGGCGTGGACCACCCTGCACGGCCCGACCCCGTTGATGCCGGGCGACACCGTGCTCACCCTGGGCGCCGGCGGGGTGTCTCTGTTCGCCCTGCAATTGGCGAAACTGTGCGGCGCGCGGGTGATCGCGACGACCTCCAGCCCCGCCAAGGAGAAGATTCTCAAGGATCTGGGCGCGGACGAGACAATCAATTATCTGGAAACACCCGACTGGGACCAAACGGTGCGCGAACTGACCGCCGGGCGCGGCGTCGATCGCGTCGTCGAGGTCGGCGGACCGGGCACCCTCGCCAAATCGATCCGCGCCACCACGATCCTCGGCGAGGTCGGCTTGATCGGTTTCCTCGCCGGTGGGCAGGAGCCGGTCAATTTCATGGACCTGTTCATGGGCGGCGCGGCGATCCGGCGCATCGCCGTGGGCAGCCGGGACGACTTCGAGACCATGAACCGCGCCATCGCCTATCATAAGCTTGCGCCCAAGATCGACGCCGTCTTCCCTTTCGACGAGGCCAAGCAGGCCTGGCGGCACTTCGAAAGCCGAAAAAACGTCGGCAAGGTGGTGATCGCCCACTAG
- a CDS encoding DUF4433 domain-containing protein: MTDRHIFRMMHFQNVERILQDGAIHAKNFRTQPGYQISYENIVNKRGTVYRTPAGDVVNDYVPFYFSPRTSMAHTISKENVPLRDPSGTKVGVANMDDVIFMVSHTSHFQNAALPFWFTDVACNSGAMVPEYKNDFSELQSHVEWSLFDETPTVATIPEISYNGVCRYFFDRDNPPEHSNRSTKRMAEFMVKDQVPLKFIDCIVTKNETIKQSVEAWIQADLPPKTGHSRREFRRMVNIFWGGCHVIRGMPLMT; encoded by the coding sequence ATGACGGACCGGCACATTTTCAGGATGATGCACTTCCAGAATGTAGAACGGATTCTGCAGGATGGTGCGATTCACGCAAAAAATTTTCGTACGCAGCCTGGATACCAGATTTCATACGAAAACATCGTCAACAAGCGTGGCACGGTGTACCGGACACCCGCTGGAGATGTTGTTAACGATTATGTGCCATTCTATTTTTCGCCGAGGACATCCATGGCACATACAATCAGTAAGGAAAATGTCCCACTGCGAGACCCGTCGGGAACTAAGGTCGGTGTCGCAAATATGGATGACGTTATTTTTATGGTTTCACACACATCACATTTTCAAAATGCTGCATTACCCTTTTGGTTTACAGATGTTGCATGCAATTCAGGCGCTATGGTGCCTGAGTATAAAAATGACTTTTCAGAACTTCAGAGCCATGTGGAATGGTCATTATTTGACGAAACACCAACTGTAGCCACGATTCCTGAGATCAGTTATAATGGCGTTTGTAGGTATTTTTTTGATCGTGACAATCCGCCAGAACACAGTAATCGCAGCACAAAACGCATGGCAGAGTTTATGGTGAAAGATCAGGTTCCATTGAAATTTATTGACTGTATCGTTACGAAAAACGAGACTATTAAACAGTCAGTAGAAGCATGGATACAGGCTGACCTGCCCCCCAAGACCGGTCATTCACGAAGAGAGTTCCGCCGCATGGTAAATATTTTTTGGGGCGGTTGTCACGTCATCAGGGGCATGCCCCTGATGACGTGA
- a CDS encoding IS3 family transposase (programmed frameshift) has protein sequence MKKSRYTDSQIINILKQAEAGTPVPELCREHGMSNACFYKWRAKYGGMDASLMGRMKELEAENSRLKKMYADVQLQNNVIKEALAKKLVKPSRRREMAQCAVNTGRLNIRSACAAFTISESCYRYQPKLSDENAEIADGLILLTNRQRNWGFKLCFLYLRNVRGFGWNHKRVYRIYCELALNLRIKPKKRLYREKPEPLAVPKTINDMWSMDFMHDQLGDGRSFRTFNVIDDFNREGLGIEVDFSLPATRVIRALNQIIEWRGSPCTIRCDNGPEYVSELLATWAEKRGIGLQFIPPGKPQQNAYVERYNRTVRYDWLNQYIFETIDEVQEAATAWLWTYNNERPNMAIGGITPKQKLAMGMPMAA, from the exons ATGAAGAAATCCCGATACACGGACAGCCAGATCATCAATATTTTGAAGCAGGCGGAGGCTGGCACGCCGGTTCCGGAGCTTTGCCGAGAGCACGGTATGAGCAATGCCTGCTTTTATAAATGGCGGGCCAAATATGGCGGCATGGATGCGTCACTGATGGGGCGGATGAAGGAACTTGAGGCTGAAAACAGCCGACTCAAGAAGATGTACGCCGATGTGCAACTTCAAAACAATGTCATCAAGGAAGCCCTGGCAAAAAAGT TGGTGAAGCCGTCCCGGCGTCGTGAGATGGCACAATGTGCTGTCAACACGGGGCGGCTTAACATCCGGTCAGCGTGCGCGGCCTTCACGATCAGTGAAAGCTGCTATCGCTATCAGCCGAAGCTGAGCGATGAGAATGCCGAGATTGCCGACGGGTTGATCTTGCTGACGAACCGGCAACGCAACTGGGGCTTCAAGCTGTGCTTTTTGTATTTGCGTAACGTCAGGGGCTTTGGCTGGAACCACAAACGTGTTTATCGGATTTACTGCGAGCTGGCGCTGAACCTGCGGATCAAGCCGAAGAAACGGCTGTATCGGGAAAAGCCGGAACCGCTTGCTGTGCCGAAAACGATCAACGACATGTGGTCGATGGATTTTATGCACGATCAACTCGGTGATGGCCGTAGCTTCAGGACCTTCAATGTCATTGATGACTTCAATCGGGAAGGGCTTGGGATCGAGGTTGATTTTTCTCTGCCTGCGACCCGCGTTATTCGGGCACTGAACCAGATCATCGAGTGGCGTGGATCGCCCTGTACCATTCGCTGCGATAATGGCCCGGAATATGTCAGTGAATTGCTGGCGACCTGGGCCGAGAAACGTGGCATCGGGTTGCAATTTATCCCGCCCGGCAAACCACAGCAGAATGCCTACGTGGAACGCTATAACAGGACGGTCAGATATGATTGGCTGAACCAATATATTTTTGAAACGATTGACGAGGTACAGGAAGCAGCCACAGCATGGTTGTGGACTTACAACAATGAACGGCCCAACATGGCCATTGGCGGAATAACGCCAAAACAAAAACTTGCCATGGGCATGCCCATGGCAGCTTAA
- a CDS encoding IS3 family transposase (programmed frameshift) — MKKRFTEEQIINILKEQEAGFSVKEITRRHGIAEQTFYRWKSKFGGMEASDAKRLRELESENAKLKKLLAETMLDNVALKDVVSRKLVRPAVKRNVVSHMVSAHGLSQRRACRLVGLNLSTWQYKSTKRAMTGLRERIVELSGERRRFGYRRLHILLLREGWTVNHKAVHRIYREEGLQVRKRKRKRIGPVDRQPIELPERVNERWSMDFVSDGLSNGRRFRTLNIVDDFSRECPVIEVDTSLPGTRVVRVLERLSETRGLPKAIVVDNGPELISKALDEWAYRNGVRLHFIEPGKPVQNAFVESFNGKFRDECLNEHWFTSLADARRTIEAWRIDYNTWRPHSALAYATPQEFASRHQGHAPDDVTTAPKNIYHAAELSS, encoded by the exons ATGAAGAAACGTTTCACTGAAGAGCAGATCATCAACATCCTGAAGGAACAGGAGGCGGGATTTTCCGTAAAGGAGATCACGCGGCGCCACGGGATCGCGGAGCAGACCTTTTATCGCTGGAAGTCGAAGTTCGGCGGTATGGAGGCGTCGGACGCCAAGCGGTTGCGTGAGCTTGAGTCCGAGAACGCCAAGCTGAAGAAGTTGCTGGCGGAGACGATGCTGGACAACGTGGCATTGAAGGATGTCGTTTCGCGAAAGT TGGTGAGGCCAGCCGTCAAGCGGAACGTGGTTTCGCATATGGTGTCGGCGCACGGGCTTTCCCAGCGCCGCGCCTGCCGGCTGGTCGGCCTCAATCTTTCGACCTGGCAATACAAATCCACAAAGCGGGCTATGACGGGCCTGCGGGAACGGATCGTTGAACTTTCCGGTGAGCGTCGCCGCTTCGGCTATCGCCGTCTGCACATCCTGCTGCTGCGCGAGGGCTGGACGGTGAACCATAAGGCGGTGCATCGGATCTACCGCGAGGAAGGTCTGCAGGTGCGCAAACGCAAGAGGAAACGGATCGGCCCGGTCGACCGGCAGCCGATCGAGTTGCCCGAACGGGTCAACGAACGCTGGTCCATGGACTTTGTGTCCGATGGCCTGTCAAACGGTCGACGGTTCAGGACGCTTAACATTGTCGATGACTTCAGCCGGGAATGTCCGGTGATAGAGGTCGATACGTCGTTGCCGGGCACGCGCGTTGTGCGGGTTCTGGAACGGCTGTCGGAGACACGGGGGCTGCCCAAGGCCATCGTCGTGGACAACGGCCCCGAGTTGATCAGCAAGGCGCTGGACGAATGGGCGTACCGCAACGGCGTCCGGCTGCACTTCATCGAACCGGGCAAGCCCGTACAGAACGCCTTCGTCGAAAGCTTCAACGGAAAGTTCCGCGACGAGTGCCTGAATGAACACTGGTTCACCAGCCTGGCCGACGCCAGACGGACCATCGAAGCATGGAGGATCGATTACAACACCTGGCGTCCACACAGCGCTCTGGCCTACGCCACGCCACAAGAGTTCGCGTCACGTCATCAGGGGCATGCCCCTGATGACGTGACAACCGCCCCAAAAAATATTTACCATGCGGCGGAACTCTCTTCGTGA